The Halarsenatibacter silvermanii sequence GCATTCTCTCCTCTTTCGGGAGCGCTGCCGTGACAGGAAACACCTTCGGTTTTTACCTTCATCTCCATTCTGCCTCTGTGACCTCGGTATATATTCAGATTAGTGGGTTCGGTGATGACTACCAGTTCCGGATCGAGAACGTTCTCATTTATGATGTATTCCCAGCACAATCCATCGCAGTCCTCTTCCTGAACAGTTCCAACAAAGTACAGGCTGAATTCCTCGTGCAGCCCCAGATCTTTGATGACTTTGCCGGCATAAACCATCGATACCATGGCAGCTTCCTGGTCGGTGGCACCTCGACCGTAAATTATTCCATCCTCGAATTTGCCTTCGTAGGGATCCCAGTCCCACTCATCGGGATTGCCGATTCCGACTGTATCTATATGAGCATCATAGGCTAAAACTCTGTCGCCTTCGCCCACGCGTCCATGGACATTGCCCATCTCATCGGTAAAAACCTCATCAAAGCCGACTTCATTCATCTCTTCTGCTATGCGTTCAATAACTTCACCCTCTTCACAACTTTCGCTGGGTATGCTGATCATGTCACGCATAAATTCTATCATTTCGTCTTCATATCTGGCTACTTCTTCTTTAATTCGGGCTACCAGCTCTTCTCTTTGCAAACTTTGACACTCCTTATATAATTATTTTTATCACAATCAGATTAATTTTTTGGTTCCTGCAGTTATCCATTTTGCTGTATTATTTATCCTCTTCCGCCCATGGTTAGAGTCATAACCGCTTTGGCTGTGTGCAGTCTGTTCTCGGCCTCATCGAAGACGACTGAATG is a genomic window containing:
- a CDS encoding YgeY family selenium metabolism-linked hydrolase, whose amino-acid sequence is MQREELVARIKEEVARYEDEMIEFMRDMISIPSESCEEGEVIERIAEEMNEVGFDEVFTDEMGNVHGRVGEGDRVLAYDAHIDTVGIGNPDEWDWDPYEGKFEDGIIYGRGATDQEAAMVSMVYAGKVIKDLGLHEEFSLYFVGTVQEEDCDGLCWEYIINENVLDPELVVITEPTNLNIYRGHRGRMEMKVKTEGVSCHGSAPERGENALYKMAKIISGVENLNPELKVDDFLGKGTVAATHVTNQTPSLNAIPNQTELHIDRRLTAGEDKELAVEQIEEIIESEDLEAEVSIPYYDTPSYTGFKYEMEKYYPTWVLDEDHPVIQSAVSAYEDVFDEEPKVDKWTFSTNGVTIMGRNNIPCVGFGPANEVYAHSVEDQVPVDHLLKAAEFYAHFPYRVE